One stretch of Corynebacterium auriscanis DNA includes these proteins:
- the mutM gene encoding bifunctional DNA-formamidopyrimidine glycosylase/DNA-(apurinic or apyrimidinic site) lyase, whose product MPELPEVEVVRRGLESHLLGRRFAAVEVRHPRAVRGFDPATFSFLLDATRIRDIARRGKYLWMVLESEGDVPDRALFVHLGMSGQMLVNRENAPVAKHERIRATFVDGTVLSFVDQRTFGRWAVMDLVPDPHGTASADTASAGLPKVLKIPAAVAHIAMDPLEPGFDLEAAVARIKSKNSEIKRVLLDQTVIAGIGNIYADEALFAAGVRPRRRASSLSRPTIRRIVEQARAVMVRALAEGGTSFDSLYVNVNGNSGYFARSLQVYGRAGQLCRVCGTPIKRIQFAGRSSHYCPVCQK is encoded by the coding sequence ATGCCGGAATTACCCGAAGTTGAAGTGGTCCGCCGCGGCCTAGAATCCCATCTCCTAGGCCGTCGCTTCGCCGCCGTCGAGGTACGCCATCCCCGGGCTGTACGCGGGTTTGACCCCGCCACTTTTTCTTTTTTACTTGACGCCACGCGCATCCGCGATATCGCCCGCCGCGGAAAATACTTGTGGATGGTGCTGGAATCCGAAGGTGACGTGCCCGATAGGGCACTGTTCGTTCACCTAGGCATGAGTGGCCAGATGCTGGTGAACCGGGAGAACGCACCGGTAGCCAAGCATGAGAGAATTCGCGCGACTTTCGTGGATGGCACCGTGCTGTCTTTCGTGGATCAACGAACCTTTGGCCGCTGGGCGGTGATGGACTTGGTGCCTGATCCGCACGGTACAGCAAGTGCAGATACAGCAAGTGCAGGTCTACCAAAGGTGCTTAAGATTCCCGCGGCTGTTGCCCACATTGCGATGGATCCCTTGGAACCTGGGTTTGACCTCGAGGCAGCCGTCGCACGGATTAAGTCCAAGAATTCTGAGATCAAGCGGGTGTTGTTGGATCAGACCGTGATTGCGGGCATTGGCAATATTTATGCGGATGAAGCCCTGTTCGCCGCCGGGGTGCGACCACGTCGGCGCGCTAGTAGCCTGAGCCGTCCCACCATCCGGCGGATCGTGGAACAAGCCAGGGCCGTGATGGTGCGCGCGTTGGCTGAAGGTGGCACCAGCTTTGATTCGCTGTATGTGAATGTGAACGGGAACTCGGGGTACTTCGCGCGTTCGCTGCAGGTCTACGGGAGGGCAGGACAACTCTGCCGCGTGTGCGGCACGCCTATCAAGCGCATTCAGTTCGCTGGGCGATCGTCGCACTATTGCCCGGTGTGCCAGAAGTAA